In Gimesia benthica, a single window of DNA contains:
- a CDS encoding DUF1549 domain-containing protein codes for MRNFTIALMLLIASLSSSALTAAEKKPALPADHAKRMQQGLELFKKEVRPLLDAKCLKCHGGQSVKGDFDLSTRKKLLDSGMIEKTGKESYLMALVEHREEPYMPLKEKKLSDKEIASLSKWIDLGAPYDKPLATGDKAEAGPLAVTDDDRKFWSFQPLSQPAVPSVKSNDWARNEIDQFILAAQQPQGLTPNAEVSKRTYIRRAYFDLIGLPPTPAEIEEFLADQSPDAYEKLIDRLLASPRYGERWARHWLDIARFAESHGFEHDYDRNYAYHYRDFVIKALNQDMPYDQFVRWQLAGDEIAPENPLALMATGFLGAGVFPTQITANEVERTRYDALDDMLNTTGLAMLGLSVGCARCHDHKFDPIPTRDYYRMLSTFTTTVRTEIEIDLDPEKYQREKAAFDQAHAPLVKALGDYEANQLNPQFEQWFTQGKVDRSQLDQWIVPEVTSHSSKGKARFEKLEDGSILVSGPNINQDHYTFRLKTSVSPLRSIRLETLTHRSLPHQGPGRAVNGNFSLTAFKVKAKSLNEKEAKSQDLKLTNARATHEQNKTTLSAASAIDGQYGSGWAVDLGGIGKDQAIVFDLEKPLEFTGETELTITMSFTNNVNHSIGHPRFSVSSASAPPVKTGTGSPEQLAQALQLVEQGDQKKLNAGLKQILKRYYRKQDSEWVALSGKVEQHLKTEPQPALTKVMICSEGPEIKPVRHHTQGKDFFDVTYYLTRGDTDQKGKVAEQGFLQVLMRNPKQEQKWIEEPPQSATTSYRRTSLANWMTDTNQGAGALLARVLVNRLWQHHMGAGIVSTPNDFGLQGERPTHPELLDFLANQLIKHQWHLKPLHKEIMLSATYRQSTDFDADKAKLDPENKLHWRRTPQRLEGEAIRDSILYVGDRLDTTMYGPGSLKTDNQRRSIYFKIKRSQLIPMMQLFDAPEALVSIGQRSSTTIAPQALLFMNADFIRESAKSFAKRIQQQQPDSLEQAVTDAYQIALGRQPTASETAISVEFIKQHQQSYTAEKQAEPRLLALTDFTHALLSTNEFIYPN; via the coding sequence ATGCGAAATTTTACGATCGCGCTCATGTTGTTAATCGCCAGCCTGTCCAGCAGCGCACTGACCGCCGCCGAAAAGAAACCGGCTCTTCCGGCAGACCATGCGAAACGAATGCAGCAGGGACTGGAACTGTTCAAGAAGGAAGTCCGCCCCCTGCTGGATGCAAAATGCCTGAAATGTCATGGAGGCCAGTCTGTCAAAGGAGACTTTGACCTCTCCACCCGTAAGAAGCTGCTCGACAGCGGTATGATTGAAAAGACTGGCAAAGAGAGCTACCTGATGGCGCTGGTCGAACACCGCGAAGAGCCCTACATGCCGCTCAAGGAGAAGAAGCTCAGCGACAAAGAGATTGCCAGCCTCTCTAAATGGATCGACCTGGGGGCCCCCTACGACAAACCCCTGGCCACAGGCGACAAAGCAGAAGCCGGCCCACTCGCAGTAACAGACGATGATCGCAAGTTCTGGTCGTTTCAACCGCTGAGTCAACCTGCTGTCCCGTCAGTGAAATCCAACGACTGGGCCCGCAATGAGATCGATCAGTTCATCCTCGCTGCCCAGCAACCCCAAGGTTTAACCCCCAATGCCGAGGTCAGCAAACGAACCTATATACGTCGTGCTTATTTCGACCTGATCGGCCTGCCCCCCACACCTGCGGAAATCGAAGAATTCCTGGCAGATCAGAGTCCCGACGCCTATGAAAAACTGATCGATCGGCTTTTGGCCAGCCCCCGCTACGGGGAACGCTGGGCGCGACACTGGCTCGACATCGCCCGTTTCGCGGAGAGCCATGGTTTCGAACACGACTATGACCGTAACTATGCTTATCACTACCGCGATTTCGTCATCAAAGCCCTTAACCAGGACATGCCTTACGATCAGTTTGTCCGCTGGCAGTTGGCGGGGGATGAAATCGCTCCCGAAAATCCGCTGGCACTAATGGCGACCGGCTTTCTGGGCGCAGGTGTATTTCCAACCCAGATCACGGCCAATGAAGTGGAACGCACCCGCTATGATGCATTGGACGACATGCTCAATACCACCGGTCTGGCCATGCTGGGCCTGAGCGTCGGCTGTGCCCGCTGCCATGATCATAAGTTTGACCCCATCCCTACCCGCGATTACTACCGGATGCTCTCGACATTCACCACGACCGTCCGCACCGAGATTGAAATCGATCTCGATCCCGAAAAATATCAGCGGGAGAAAGCCGCCTTTGACCAGGCACACGCGCCGCTGGTGAAAGCCTTAGGCGACTATGAAGCGAATCAGCTCAACCCGCAGTTCGAACAGTGGTTCACGCAGGGTAAAGTCGATCGGAGTCAGTTGGATCAGTGGATTGTCCCCGAAGTCACCAGCCATTCATCTAAGGGGAAAGCCCGCTTTGAAAAACTCGAAGATGGCTCGATCCTGGTCAGTGGCCCGAACATCAACCAGGATCACTACACATTCCGTCTGAAAACCAGTGTGAGTCCCCTGCGTTCCATTCGCCTGGAAACATTGACGCATCGCAGCCTGCCCCACCAGGGACCCGGTCGCGCGGTGAACGGCAATTTTTCGCTAACCGCATTTAAGGTCAAAGCCAAATCACTGAATGAGAAAGAGGCGAAGAGCCAGGACCTGAAGCTGACCAACGCTCGTGCGACGCACGAGCAGAACAAGACCACGCTCTCTGCAGCCAGTGCCATCGATGGTCAATACGGATCCGGCTGGGCCGTTGACCTGGGCGGAATCGGCAAGGATCAGGCAATTGTCTTTGACCTGGAAAAGCCGCTGGAGTTCACAGGCGAAACCGAGCTGACAATCACCATGTCATTCACCAACAATGTGAACCACAGCATTGGACACCCGCGATTCTCGGTCAGCAGCGCGAGTGCTCCTCCTGTCAAAACGGGAACCGGCAGTCCCGAACAGCTGGCCCAGGCCCTGCAGTTAGTAGAGCAGGGAGACCAGAAAAAGCTGAATGCAGGACTAAAACAGATTCTCAAGCGCTACTATCGCAAACAGGATTCGGAGTGGGTCGCATTGTCCGGCAAGGTCGAACAGCACCTGAAAACAGAACCACAGCCCGCGTTGACGAAAGTCATGATTTGTAGTGAAGGTCCTGAAATCAAACCGGTTCGGCACCACACCCAGGGAAAAGACTTCTTCGACGTTACATACTACCTCACGCGGGGTGACACCGATCAAAAGGGGAAAGTCGCCGAACAGGGCTTCTTGCAGGTACTGATGCGAAACCCAAAGCAGGAACAGAAGTGGATTGAAGAACCTCCGCAATCAGCGACCACCTCGTATCGACGCACCTCACTGGCCAACTGGATGACCGATACCAATCAGGGTGCCGGGGCTCTGCTGGCTCGAGTGCTGGTGAACCGACTCTGGCAGCATCACATGGGAGCCGGCATCGTCAGCACACCAAACGACTTCGGGCTGCAGGGAGAACGCCCCACACATCCGGAGCTGCTCGACTTCCTGGCGAACCAGCTCATCAAACACCAGTGGCACCTCAAGCCGTTGCATAAAGAGATCATGCTCAGTGCTACGTATCGACAGTCGACCGACTTCGATGCAGACAAGGCAAAGCTGGATCCCGAAAACAAGCTGCACTGGCGACGCACGCCTCAACGTCTTGAAGGGGAAGCCATTCGTGATTCGATTCTGTATGTCGGCGATCGTCTGGATACAACCATGTACGGCCCCGGTTCACTGAAGACCGATAACCAGCGTCGGAGCATCTATTTCAAAATCAAACGGAGTCAGCTGATTCCGATGATGCAACTCTTTGATGCCCCGGAAGCACTGGTCAGCATCGGTCAACGATCAAGTACCACTATCGCCCCGCAGGCCCTGCTGTTCATGAATGCCGACTTTATCCGCGAGAGTGCGAAGTCCTTCGCCAAGCGCATCCAGCAGCAGCAGCCGGACTCGCTGGAACAGGCAGTCACTGATGCCTACCAGATCGCATTGGGACGTCAGCCGACCGCCAGTGAAACGGCGATCTCAGTCGAGTTTATCAAACAGCATCAGCAGTCCTACACCGCGGAAAAGCAAGCGGAACCGCGACTGCTGGCGTTAACCGACTTCACGCATGCGTTGCTCAGTACCAATGAATTCATCTATCCCAACTAA